From Prosthecobacter vanneervenii:
CATCTCCGGTGTCGCCGTAGGCGATACCGGCGGTGATCACGCCATCCTCGTCCTCCAGATCGCTTCCAGCGTTGAAGGCAATGATGGAGACAGCGTTGAAAGGGTTGTCTGAGGTATATACAAGTCCGGAGGAGGTGGAAACACCCAGCCCGTCCACCGAGATGTTATTTCCGCTGACACTGTAAACGATACGGTGCGGACTACTGGTTGACCCATTAAAGTTTAGGCTTCGAGGCTGGCCTACGGGCAGCATCAGCCAGTGGTCTGTCACACCAGGCAACGCTTCCACCTTTGGCGGATCCCCTGGATTTGGTCCCGGCACCTCGGAGGTGCCAAGGATGCTGCTTTGGAGATCCATGACGACATCGCCGGTCACAGCAGGATATACGAATGCTTCGTGCACGGTGGCTTCATCTGCCATGCTAGGTGTTAGTGATAAAAAATCTGAGACTTCTCGGTGTGCCTTGGTGTTAAACTGATGAAGAATCACATTGCCATAGCTGCAAGAGTGAGGGTCGTTCTTGATCGTAGCATCGAATTTCAGATAGTTTTTTGACACGCACCATGGCTGCTCCTGGCCACGTATGGCGGTCCCCAGAGTGACATCGAGGTGATAGAGGCTGCCGTAGCCGACCTGAGCGCTCTCTGTTTGGAAAGTGTATGCAAAGGCATAAGCCCAGCCCTTGTTGACCAGAGAACTGAGATCACCCTCAGGGAAATAAAGCTTGCCGAGCTTTTGTGAAATTTTGGATGAAAACCCTGAATAGTCATCACGGCCGGAGTTTGGAACTGAATCCAGCCAGCTGACATAGGACTGGCTGGGAGGCTGATACCACTGATTGGTAATGGATTTAAAGTAGGCGTGCAGCGTCATGGGCAGTTCGACCCCTCCTTTTTCCGCGACTCCGGTCAGATCATTGGAAGCGGCGTCCAAGGGGTCGGAGTCATGTGCGAGTTCCTCACCATCGCCGATGCCATCTCCGTCTGAATCGGCTGCAAAAGGGTTCAGCCCCAGCGCCAGCTCTTCATCATTCGAAGATCCGTCTCCGTCAAAGTCTGCATTCCCGGCAGAAAGTCCGCCCGTGCTGGTGTCTGTGTAGCGCAGCCGCCAGAACTGGCGGGAGTCGGTGCAGGCGAAGTTCAGCCCGTCCACGGCATTGCTGCCGCTGTGCACCACGGGCACGTAGCTCCAATGGACTAGATCGTATGACTGCTGCACGAAGTAGGTGCGGCCCGCACGGCCCCACCAGCTGAGCACCTGCGCGCCGGTGGTGGCATCTGCCGTAACGCGCACGCCTTCGTATGGATCGGTGGCGATTTGCGCACTGCATGGCATGGTGCCGAGCGGCAGCAGGAGGGCCGCAGCAAAAAGAGCAGGCCTCATGGCTGGCTGGCTCCTTTCTGCCGCTGAGCGTTTTCCTGGATGGCGGCACGCTGCGCGGGCTGCAGCGGCCAGAAGTGGATGATGCTGTGCCGAGGCGGAGGTGGCGGGGCATTGCGCGCTGCCAGCTCCCGTGCAGCCTGATCTGTCGCACGCTGCGCCTGCTGCTGCATTAGCTCCGCCTTGTGGGCGTCGTAGTAGGCCAGCAGCAGTTCCATGACATCCAGCGCGGATTGATCTGCCGGGCCTATGGCGGTAGTGTCGGCCACCAGGGCAAAGGCGGTGCCGCCATCTGCTGGCAGCAGTTGCGCCGCTTGCGCTTCGGCTGGCGTCAGATTTTGCTCATCGGGTCCAGCGCTCAGAATGAGGACGTAATCGGTTTGTTCTGTTTTCACCTGGCCCAGGCCTGCGAGGGCGCGGAAATCGACATTGGTCACGGCATGCAGGCGCTGGGAGGTGCCGCAGGTCCAGTGCAGCACGGTGAAGCCATCGGCATGCACGGAGGCGGAGATGCTCAGCATCTGGGTTTCCTGCACCGGCACCTGGCTCAGGACCGCCTCCTGAGCCGCCGTCAGTGGCACAGCAAAAGCTGCTGCTGGTGGCTTCGCCTGAGGAGAGACCACCGGAGGCAGCACCTGAAGGAAGGTGACGGAGCTACCGTCCTTCTGCTGCACGGTGGATTCGGAGAGCACTTGATAGACTGGCGCGGCAGATACTGCATCTTGTGCGGTAATGCTTCCTGACGCGAGCAGGGGCATGAATAGGGCTAGGGCACGTTTCATGAGTGTTTTGCATTAATAATGCTTCGGATTTTAAAAAAGAAGTCATGCCCATTTCTGAGGCACTGCTAAGAACTAAATTGAAAAGACTCGGAGCGGGACGCTCCTCCAGTTGGTTGTATCTTCCGAAGGATTGTTCTAGCGTTGGGAGGGTGAAGATTAGCGCTTTTGCGCGGAGCCACATTGCCAATATATGTAGCAATCAAACTACATAATGTTATTAAACAATGATTGATGTTTAAGAAAAAATAAATTATGTTTAAGTATGCGGCTTATAGGCATTGAGGCAACCAAAAAAGATGGAAAAATGATCTAATTGTCAGTCCAAACTGCTGGATGAATCGCTTGGCGGTTGGAGGCCTCGAATCAAAGGAAGGGCGCTTTCACGCGCTCCTGGTAGGCTGGTTGTCGCTACAAGCTCTTCCAAGGCGTATCACTTCGTGACAGGTCGCAGCTTTTCCGCCAGGCGCGCGCGCAGTTCTTTCAGCACGGCGGCATGCTGCGGCTCATTCGCCAGATTCGTGTACTCCTGCGGATCACTCTCGTGATCGTAGAGCTCGATACCGTTTTTCCCTTCGTCCCATTCCGTGCAGCGCCAGCGCGCGGTGCGGATGCTGCGGCCCCAGAATTCAGCATCCTTGCCGCGACGTGCTTGCGTGAATGCCTCCTCATGAATCGCCGCTGTCGGATCGCGCAGCAGTGGGTTCAGGGACAATCCCTGCAGATGCTTGGGCGCGGGCACGCCGCAGAGATCGCAAAGCGTGGGATACACATCCAGCAGTTCGATGAGGCCCTGGCTCTGCTGCCCGGCGGCTTTCATGCCGGGTGTGTGCAGGATGAAGGGCACGCGCGCACATTCCTCAAACAGGCTGCGTTTGTGCCACAGGCCGTGCTCGCCGAGATGCCAGCCGTGGTCGCTGGTGAAGAGGATGATCGTGTTGTCATCCAGCCCCATTTGTTTGATCGCCTCCAGCACCCGCCCTGCCTGCGCGTCCACATAGCTCACGCACGCTAGGTAGGCCCGGATGGCGGCGCGGCGCTGCTCCGGCGTGCAGCTCAGTGCATAGCCTGGCACCGCCCCATTGCGCGCAGGGGCTGGGATGTCCGCCTCGTCATCGGCTGGGGCCTCGGGTAGCGAGATGCTTTCGAGAGGATACAGATCGAAATACTTCGCCGGCGCCACCAGTGGCAGATGCGGGCGGTGAAAGCCGACCGCGAGAAAGAAGGGCTTCGTTTTGTCGCGGCGCTCCAGCCATTCGATGGCCGTTTTGGCAAAGTTGCCATCCACCAGTTGGTCATCATCTCCCGGTATTTCCTGCCAGCCCAGGCCCTGCTTTTTGCCGGCCTTCACCTTAACAAGGCTCTCGCGTTTGGGCGGGTAGGGGAGTTCACTTTTGAAAGGTGTTCCAAAGTCCCAGGCTTGGGGGTCGTCCATGCTTTCCAGTCCGCTGGGCACGCCTAGATGGAAAATCTTCCCGCATCGCGCCGTGGCGTAGCCGTTGTTGCGGAAATGATGCGGCAGCGTCAGCACCTCCGGAAGGTTCGTGTACAGATTGTCTTCGTTGTTCGTCACCCGCGTCGTGTTCGGCCGCAGCCCGCTCATCATCGAGGAGCGCGAGGGATTGCAGTGCGGAAACTGGCAGTAGGCGCGGTGAAACACTACGCTCCGCTTCGCCAGCGCATCGAGGTTCGGCGTCTTGGCCTGAGGGTGGCCGTAGCAGCTCAGGGTCGCCGCCAGATCATCCGCCATGAGCAGGACGACATTGGGGCGCGTATCAGCAGCCCGGGCGGAAATCAAAGTGCAGCCCAGCAGCAGGAGAATGACACGGAGTTGGTTCATGGCCTGCTGAAACAGCGGCATGCAGTCGCATCTATCCGTCAGTTGCAATGGGGGAACGCGGGTGGCTACTTCAGCTCCTTGATCCGCACATTGCGATACCACACCCGCAGCGCCTCATCCTGAAAAGCGATCTGCCCCACATTCGGACGGTCTGCCATTTTGATGTCGTCGAGGCTGGTGTCGATCACCTGCTCGCCATTAAACACCACCTTCACGCTGCGGCCTTTGACCGTGATGGTGTAGCGGTTCCACTCTCCGGCAGGCTTCACCATGTTTTTGGAGGGGCCAATGCCGTGCACGATCCCACCGCAGTCATGATGTCCCGGCTTTTCCAGCCCATAGGTATCGAGGATCTGCACCTCGAATCCAGTCTTCACCGGCTCCTTCATGTCTCCCACGCGCATGAAGACGCCGCTGTTGCCCTTGGCATTGATCTTGAATTCCAGATCCAGCACAAAGTCGCCGTATTGCTTCTCCGTGGCGATGTAGGCGTCATAGCGCTGCCAGCCCTTCTCCCCCTCACGCGGGTGCAGGGAGAGGCTGCCATCCGGCTCCACCAGCCAGTTGCCGGTGGTTTTCCAGCCGGTGAGGTCCTTGCCATTGAAGAGAGGGACAAACCCAGGAGCATCCGCGGCGGGGTGGAGATCCTCGGCAAAGGCGGAGATGGCTAGGCCGAGGATCAGGAGAAGGGAGGCAAGTTTCATGGTGGTGAGCTTCAAACGGGCCGACAAATCCCCGTTTGACATCCGGGCATCCATTTGGAACATATCATCGTATCCTGATACGTTGATTTGTTCCTTTTTACCCAAACCTGAACCCACGCCCCACCCACCTCATGTCCGACTACAAAGTAAAAGACATCGCCCTCGCTGACTTCGGCCGCAAAGAACTCGACATCGCCGAGAGCGAAATGCCCGGCCTCATGGCCACTCGCGAGAAGTACGGCCCCAAGAAGCCCCTCGCTGGCGTCCGCATCACCGGCTCCCTGCACATGACCATCCAGACTGGCGTGCTTATCGAGACCCTGAAGGAACTGGGCGCTGACGTTCGCTGGGCTTCTTGCAACATCTTCTCCACTCAGGACCACGCTGCTTCCGCCATCGCCGCCTCCGGCACCCCTGTCTTTGCCTGGAAGGGCGAGACCCTCGAAGAGTACTGGTGGTGCACCTGGAAGGCCATCATCTTCCCCGGCGACAACGGCCCCCAGCTTATCGTGGACGACGGTGGCGACGTCACCCTCCTCATTCACAAGGGTTATGAGATGGAAAACGGCGACAAGTGGGTCGACACCCCCTCCGACAATCACGAAGTGAAGGTCATCAAGGACCTCCTCAAGGACATCGCCAAGAACCAGCCCGGCATCTTCCACAAGATCGTCAAGGACCTCAAGGGCGTCTCCGAAGAGACCACCACCGGCGTGCACCGCCTCTATGAAATGGCCAAGGCTGGCAAGCTGCTCTTCCCCGCCATCAACGTGAACGACAGCGTCACCAAGTCCAAGTTCGACAACCTCTACGGCTGCCGTGAGTCCCTGCTGGATGGCATCAAGCGCGCCACCGACGTCATGATCGCCGGCAAGGTCGGCGTCGTCTGCGGTTACGGCGACGTGGGCAAAGGCTGCGCCGCCGCTCTTCGCGGCATGGGCGCCCAGGTCATCGTCACCGAAATCGACCCCGTCTGCGCCCTGCAGGCCGCCATGGAAGGCTACCGCGTCATGCCGATCGAGGACACCCTCGGCACCGGAGACATCTACGTCACCACCACCGGCAACAAGGACATCATCCGCCTTGAGCACATGGAGAAGATGAAGGACCAGGCCATCGTCTGCAACATCGGCCACTTCGACAACGAGATCCAGGTGGACAAGCTCAACGCCCGCACGGACGTCAAGCGCCTCAACATCAAGCCCCAGGTGGACAAGTACACCTTCCCGGCTGGCAACAGCATCTTCATGCTGGCTGAAGGCCGCCTCGTGAACCTCGGCTGCGCCACAGGCCACCCGAGCTTCGTGATGAGCAACAGCTTCACCAACCAGTGCCTCGCCCAGATCGAGCTTTGGGAAACCAAGGACTCCCGTCCTGTCGGCGTCACCGTGCTGCCCAAGAAGCTGGACGAAGAAGTGGCCCGCCTCCACCTGGCGAAGATCGGCGTCAAGCTGACCAAGCTGACCCAGGAGCAGGCCGACTACATTGGCGTTCCTGTCGAAGGCCCTTACAAGACCGACCACTACCGCTACTAAACCTAGCGTCCTTTTTTCAACCCCCAAAACCTACGAGGGCGGCCAGCGATGGCCGCCCTTTTTTGTGTCCACTGTTTGTCTGTCATCTGGGTTAAAGGCCTAGGAAACAGTCATGGAAGGCGTTACGAACGTCTAATCTCTTATAAATAATGATTTAGCTGGGAAATTGGATTTAAAATTAACCTAAGTCCAAAGTATTTTACCTTCGGTATTTCATGTTTGATTAGCGAGATAGGATTAGATATATCTCCCATGATTTAATCGTTTATCATGCGTGGTCATGTGGGTGCAATGTCGATCAATCTATTCAACCTCTGACAGCTTCTGCGAAACCTCGCAGGCGCGGTGGAAGACTGTCATTTATGGAGGTGTAGAGAAGAAGGCATGACTACCGTGGTGTGCAAGACCGCTGCAGATGTCCAGCCGCCCTTGGTGGACAGCCATGGAGAGGGTTTTGCCAAAACTGACCGTGATGAAGAGGCTACGGCGATGCTCGCGGCGATCGTGGACTGGTCTGACGACGCCATCGTGAGCAAAAACCTGGAAGGAATCGTGACAAGCTGGAACGCGGGCGCGGAGAGATTGTTTGGCTACACGGCACGTGAGATGATTGGGCGCTCCATCACACAGATCATTCCGGAGGGGCTGATGAATGAGGAGCAGGAGATCCTGACACAGATTAGAAAAGGCGAACGGATAGAGCCTTTTGCTACGGTGCGCGTGGCCAAGAGCGGAAAGGCCGTGGATGTGTCGGTTTCAGTGTCACCCATACGCAACCGGGAGGGGCGGATCATCGGCGCATCCAAGGTGGCGCGGGATATCAGCCGCAATCGTGAGGCGGAGGCGGCTCTGAAGCAGAGCGAGGCCCGCTTTGCCAAGGTCTTCCACACCAATCCAGCGGCCATTTGCATCACGACGATTCGTGAGGGGCGCTTCATTGAGGTCAATGAGCGCTACTGCCAGATGTTTGGTTTCAGACGGGATGATTTGATTGGGCAGAGTGCGGTGGAGCTGAAGCTTTGGGATTCCCCGGAAGAGCGGACGCAGGTGATGATGAGACTGCTCAGCCAGGGGATTGTGCGTGACTATGAGGGGGCTTTCCGTAATCGCAGCCGCAGTCTTTTGGATGCGCTGATCTCCATGGAGATGGTGGATTTTCCAGGGGAAGACGAGCGGGTGGTGATCACGATGTTCGCGGACATCACGGAGCGGAAGAGGGCGGAAGCAGAGGTCCGCCGCCTGAATGCGGAGCTGGAGCTTCGTGTGGCCGAGCGCACGGCGCAGCTGGAGGCGGCCAATGCCGAGCTGAGCAGCAGCCGGGCTGAGCTGAAGAGCCTATTCGAATCTCTTCCGGGGCTCTATCTCGTACTGACGCCCGAATTCAAGATCGTGGCCGCCAGCGATGCGTATCTGAAAGCCACGCTGACAACACGCGAGAACATCATCGGACTCGGCATTTTTGAAGCCTTTCCTGATAATCCGGATGAGCCTGATGCCACAGGTGTGGCAAACCTGCGGGCCTCACTGGAGCGGGTGCTGCAAAGATGCGAACCCGACACGATGGCGATCCAGAAGTACGACGTGCGGCGTCCGGACGGGGTCTTTGAGGAGCGCTACTGGAGTCCGATCAACTCGCCCCTGGTGGGGAAAGGGCGCGCAATTCGTTACATCATCCACCGGGTGGAGGATGTGACGGAGTTTGTGCGCAGCAGAGCTGCGGCGGCAGACAAAGATGCAAACCTCAGCGCCCGGCTGCAGCAGATGGAGGCGGAGATTTTCCAGAGCTCGCAGCGGGTGCAGGCGGTGAACCTGCAGTTGCAGGCTGCAAACAAGGAGCTGGAGTCGTTTTCCTATTCCGTCTCGCACGATCTGCGTGCGCCACTGCGGGCCATGGACGGGTTTTCCCGTGCGATGCAGGAGGACTTTGGCGCGCAGCTTCCGCCGGACGGGCAGCGTTACCTCCAGGTCATCCGCACCAGCGCGCAGCGCATGGGCTGCTTGATCGATGACCTGCTGAGTTTCTCGCGCCTGAGCCGTGCGGCCATGAGCTGGCGCACGATCGACACGCGTGCACTGGTTCAGGCGGTGCTGGATGAAATAAGCGCCGCACGTGAGGGCAGGCAGATCGAGCTGCAGCTCAAAGACCTGCTGCCCTGCGAGGGAGATCCAGCGCTTCTCAAACAGGTCTGGGTAAACTTGCTTTCCAACGCCTTCAAATACACCCAGAAGCGTGAGCACACCGTGATCGAGATCGGCAGCACTATCGAGGAAGGCCGGCCCGTGTATCATGTGCGCGACAACGGCACCGGCTTTGACATGCGCTATGCGCACAAGCTGTTCGGTGTGTTTCAGCGGCTGCATCGTGCGGAGGACTATGACGGCACGGGGGTGGGACTCGCGATCGTGCAGCGTGTCGTTCATCGGCACAGCGGCAGGGTCTGGGCCGAGGCGGTGCCGGACCAGGGAGCAGCCTTTTATTTCACACTCGGAGAAAACAACCAAACATGAACCCCAACCAAATCGTCGAAATTCTGCTGGTCGAAGACAGCCCGGAGGACCTGGAGCTGACACAGCGCGCCCTGCGCAATGCCAACCTGGGCAACCATATTCATGTGGCACGCGACGGCGCTGAGGCGCTGGATTTCATCTTTTGTGAGGGCGAATATGCCAGCAGAAGAATCGAGGACACCCCCAAGCTCATCCTGCTGGACCTGAAGCTGCCGAAAGTGGACGGTCTTGAGGTGCTCGAACGCATCAAGGGAGACGAGCGCACCAGGCTCATACCTATTGTCGTGCTGACCTCATCCAAGGAGCAGGCGGATGTGATCAAGAGCTACCAGCTCGGGGTCAACAGCTACATCGTCAAACCGGTCAACTTCGAGGGCTTTACCAGCGCCGTGCAGGAGCTGGGCATGTACTGGCTGCTGATCAATCAACCACCCAAACTGGACAAGTAGCATGAGCGAGCCGCTGAACGTCCTGCTTCTGGAGGACGAACCGAATGACGCCGAGCTGGTGCTGCGCGCGCTGAGGCAGGCGGGCTTTGAAGCTGCCTTTCAGAGGGTGGATACCGCGCATGAATTTGAACAACGGCTGAAGTCTGAGCTGGATGTGATTCTCTCCGACTTCGACATGCCGTCGTTCAGCGCGCCTCAGGCGCTCGAGATTCTCAAGCGAAGCGGGATGGACATCCCCTTCATCATCATCTCCGGCACCATCGGAGAGGATGTGGCGGTGGAAATGATGCGGAAAGGGGCCACGGATTATCTTCTCAAGGACCGCCTGGGCCGCCTGGGCATCTCCGTCAGGCAGGCGCTGGAGCAGGGGAGGTGGCGCAAGGAGCGCAACAAAGCTGCCGAGGTCCTCATGGAGTCGAAGAGGTTCTTGCAGTCCACGCTCAATGCACTGACCTCGCATATCGCGATCCTTGATGAGCAGGGAACCATCATCGAGGTCAATGCCGCGTGGAGCCGGTTCGCCCGCGAGAATGATTTCAGAGGGCCGAGCCGTGGCGTGGGGGACAATTATCTGGCATTGTGTGATTCATCGGTTGGCAAGTATTCAGATGAGGCTGCCTCGGTGGCGGCAGGTATCCGCGCTGTAATGTCCGGTGAAAGGCGGGAGTTTCAGTTGGAGTACCCCTGCCACAGCCCGCTCGAAAAGCGCTGGTTTGTGGTGCGCGTGACCCAGTTCAGCGGCGTGGGCCCTGTCCGGGTGGTGGTGGCGCATGAAAACATCACCGAACGCAAGCTGGCTGAAGAGGCGCTGCGGGAGAGCGAGGAGCGCTTTCGCCAGATCGCTGAAAACATCCAGGAGGTGTTCTGGATCAGTGATATCGAAAAGGAAAAAGTGCTCTACATCAGCCCTGCCTACGAGCATATCTGGGGCCGCTCCTGCGATAGCCTGCTCAAAGCGCCCCGAAACTGGCTGGAGGCCATTCATCCCGATGACCGGGATCGTGTGCAGCATGCGGCGAGCACGCGTCAGAGGATCGGTGCTTATGACGAAGAGTACCGCATCCTCCGGCCTGACGGGACATTGCGCTGGGTGCGGGACCGCGCCTTTCCCGTGTGCAATGCCGCCGGAAAGGTGTACCGCATCGTGGGTGTGGCGCAGGACATCACCGAGCATAAAAACGCACGTGACCGGCTGCACGAGCAGGCTTCTCTTTTGGACAAGGCGCGGGACGCCATCCTCGTGCGCCATCTGGAGCATGGCATCACCTACTGGAACAAAAGCGCCGAGATGCTCTACGGCTGGACCATGGAGGAGGTTCGGGGCAGGCAGGCGGCTGACTTTCTTTACCGCGATCAGGCAGCCTATCAGCAGGCGGTGGGCGCTGTTCTTGCCCAAGGGGAATGGAGCGGGGAGATTCAGCAGATCACCAAGTCCGGAGACGCCATTCTGGTTGAAGGACGCTGGACCCTGGTGCGGGATGAGGCCGGCCGGCCGCAGGCGGTGCTGGCCATCAACAGCGACGTCACCGAAAAGAAGAAAATGGAGCAGCAGTTTCTGCGTGCCCAGCGCATGGAGAGCATCGGCACCCTGGCCGGAGGCATCGCCCATGATCTCAATAACGTCCTCGCTCCCATCCTGATGTCGATCGATCTGCTGCGTCTGACCAGCCGTGACGAGCGTGCAAAGGAGGTGCTTTCCACCATCGAGACCAGCGCCCGGCGCGGAGCCGACATGGTGCAGCAGATTCTGTCCTTTGCGCGCGGCGTGGAGGGCAGGCGCATGCTCATCAACATCCGCACCATCATCGAGGACGTGCAGCATCTGGTGCAGGACACCTTCCCCAAGGACATCCGCTTCCAGGCCGAATTTGACGCGGATCTGCCGCTCTTCTCAGGGGACCACACCCAGGTGCACCAGGTGCTGCTGAACCTCTGTGTGAACGCCCGCGACGCCATGCCCAAGGGCGGCACGCTCCGCGTGTCTGCCGCCAGCCTGGAAGTGGACTCCAACTACGCCAGCATGACCCAGGACTCCAAGCCCGGCCGCTATGTCATGATCAAGGTGACGGACACCGGCGTCGGCATTCCTCAGAACTTGCTGGAGCGGATTTTTGACCCCTTTTTCACCACCAAGGATCTGGGCAAAGGCACCGGTCTCGGACTCTCCACGGTGCTGGCCATCGTCAAAAGCCATGGCGGTTTTTTAAATGTCTACAGCGAACCCGGCAACGGCACCACCTTCACCGCGTGCTTTCCAGCTGCGGAGGGTCTTAACGAAGGTCTGGCCGAGACTCCCGATGAAAAGCACCCGCGCGGCAACGGAGAGCTGGTCCTCATCGTGGATGATGAAGCCGCCGTGCGCACCATCACGCAGCAGACGCTGGAGAGTTTTGGCTACCGTGTCCTCACGGCGTCTGATGGCACGGAGGCGGTGGCTCTTTACTCCATGCACCGCGGCGATGTGGCTGCGGTGGTGACGGACATGATGATGCCGGTCATGGGTGGCCAGGTGACGATCCAGGTGCTGAAGCGGCTGGACCCAGACGTCAAAATCATCGCGGCCAGCGGGCTCTCCAGCGAGAGCAGTTCTACGCGGGCCGAATCCCTCGGGGTGGATCTCTTCCTGCCAAAGCCCTTCACCGCGCAAACCATCCTCGCCGCGCTCAAGGAGGTGCTCCGGGGGCAGTCATGAAAGGCTCTGTCAGGCCGTGCCGGGCTTTCGGCCGTTTACAGCCCATGCCTGCGCATAAAAATGCGCGAGGCGCAGTTTTTGCGCGACAGGCACTGAGATGACAAAGGGATAGAGAGCCTGCTCTCCCAGGCTGAGCGAGATCTCATTCAGCACGGTGGAGAGGCACATCCAGCGCTGCAGCCAGGCTAGAAACTCCCCATCGGCTGCGGGATTCGAAGCCAGCATGGCTGGGAGCCTTCCAGACTCAGCCGGGAGCATGACAAGTGGCAGGGCGATGAACTGTACCTGAATGCCGAGGCATTCACAGGTCTCCAGTCCATCAATGATTTGCAGATAGTGCGACCATGTCTCCGCCCAGTCCTCCCAGGGATGGGAGGCCGCATAAGCGGTGATGTAGTTCTGCTCCCAGTCGGCGGGCGCACCGTTCGCGTAATAGCTGCTGAGCGCCGAAGCGTAATCATTCCATTCGTTGCCAAAACGATCTCGGAAAGCGAGGCGCATGAGATCCCCCCATTCCAGCCCGGACAAATACCGCTGCCAGAGGTAGTGGGCGCTTTCATGTCGGAAATGCCCCAGCAGGGTGCGGCTGTTTTCACCGAGCTGCTGGCGGTTGATCTGTCGGTAGGTGTCGTCCGCCTCCTCGAGGTTCAGTGTGATCACCCCATTCAGATGCCCCATGGTCACTGGTATGCTCGACTGCGTGCTGACGATGTCAAACACCAGCCCGTTTTGCGCATCGCTCTTCT
This genomic window contains:
- a CDS encoding zinc-binding metallopeptidase family protein, which translates into the protein MQRFTCDCGNVLFFGSSRCLKCNGDVGYDPQSGKMMRTKQGGPMKRCDNGVRHNVCNWLLPASSTAVLCVACSMNRTIPNLGSERNRMLWARMETAKRRLLYTLLGQGLNLPTKKSDAQNGLVFDIVSTQSSIPVTMGHLNGVITLNLEEADDTYRQINRQQLGENSRTLLGHFRHESAHYLWQRYLSGLEWGDLMRLAFRDRFGNEWNDYASALSSYYANGAPADWEQNYITAYAASHPWEDWAETWSHYLQIIDGLETCECLGIQVQFIALPLVMLPAESGRLPAMLASNPAADGEFLAWLQRWMCLSTVLNEISLSLGEQALYPFVISVPVAQKLRLAHFYAQAWAVNGRKPGTA